The genome window ACACCGTTGGTTCACCTGAAACGCCGTGGCTTCAAACTAGCGGTGATGCCAGGCATGGAGCGAGAGCTTGACCTTCTGCTGCATGAAATTTTTGATAAGAACCCATATACACGCCACGGCATCAGTTTGTCTGACGGAGCATGTGTCGTTGACCTGGGAGCCAACATGGGCCTCTTTTCTCTGTGGTGCACCACACAAGCCAATAATCTAAATATCTATGCGTGTGAGCCCTTACCCCCGCTATATCAGATATCGTCTACAAACCTCGGCGCAATCGATGGGCATCAGATTCATATCGATCCGAGAGGTATCGCAGCCAAGAACGAAGTTCGAGAAATGACCTTCTTCCCGCAGGCAACAGCGTGCTCTTCTGTCTACGGCGCCCAAACTGTGGAGCGTATGCCAGCCCTCTACAGCGGTGCTGAAGTGTCCTTGAAAGACTTATGGTCTATCCATAAAGGCGCCTTTTTTCTTGGTGCTTTATGGGGACCTTTGTTTCCTTTTGTGCGACGTGTTGCGATTTCGTTTCTGCTCCGCCGAGCTTTGTCAGTCTCACAACGCTACAAGTGCCAGATGGCAACACTTAGCACCCTCCTAGACGAGTGGCAGGTTGACAAGATTGACCTGCTGAAAATTGATATTCAAGGCTCTGAGGTTGATGCGCTTCAAGGGCTTCGGCCAGAGCACTGGGAGAAAATTGATTCCATCGCCATGGAGGTCAATACATTCCTTGGTCAAAGCGTTGATACCGACATCTGCTCCATCCTAGAACGACAAGGCTATCGAGTTATTCGTGAAGATTCATCCGACATCACCGCGCCTGGGTCATTTTTTATCTACGCTCTTCGAGATTAGAGGAAGAACGAAAAGCCATGGGTTATCTGCAGTACCGACCGGAGCCATAAAAGGCTAAAGCATTGCAGCAAAAACCTTGCGCTTACCACGGTAGGCCTCGCGCCCGTGCAAGAGCCTGTAATTATCTAGCACAAGGACATCGCCACATTGCCACTCAACAAATCTTTGGTGTTGCTTTATCGTTGTATGAATCTCGTCGACCACACTCATCGGTATCTTTTCACCTGTGCCGAACCATGCCTCACCTTGCCTCAAACTGGGAAACAGCCACAAAAACTTATAGATGCCGTATAGGAACTGGCCCACACTCGCCGGTGTCGGAAGAAAGGTATGAGCTTGATTAAACCAAAGAGGAGCGTTCGTTTTAGGGTGTTTAATAATTGCAGGAAGCACAATCGACGTTTCCAGCACACCTCCATCTCTCCACCGTACCGTAAGCGCTTTTTCTAAACAGCGACGTTCTACTTCACTTGGGTCGTCGGATTCGAAGACATCACTCCAAGAGACAGCCAGTGGGTGTTGAATCCCAAACCTTCTTGCCAGTCCCGGCGGACGATATACTCTTGAATATTTGATACCCTTTGATTCGAACGACTCGCGAATTGAACGTGGCATTTGCTCGTACAAGGCTTTACCGCAAACCAATGAGGTTCTTCCACCCGAACTGGCGGGTTGTTGACAGAAAAAGGAAACAAAGGGAGGTGCCCCCGGAAGGTAGGCAAGCTCGTTATGCGGGCTAATCGTTAACGACGCTGGAACCTCCGTAGATGTGTAAACCGCAGAGGAAACCCGTCTCTTAAAGCCCACACCTCCGACATATGGCTGAAGCATGGAACCTGGAAAGATGTCACTCAAGACTCTCTTAAAATGAGTCGGCGACTCAACGTCGAACCCGCGAAATAGAAGTCCACCGTGAAGAAAAAGTTTATTCTGAAGGTCTTCTGCGCGGCTAGATAGGAGTGCGCCGAGGTGATCAAGACTTGTCGCTGCCCCGTCTGCCCGCACAACATGAAGCAAGGAACCGTGGTCGTCAGACATGGATGGTCAAACCGTTAAACATGATACGATTCTACAATCCTATCGTTCACGGTTCAACGTAACTTAGCTTAGTAACTGGTTTTAAATGATGGAGGGTGGTCGAGATATTCTGCCTCGTTGAAGCAATAACCATTTTGATTTCGGATGACAATGTATCTAGACGGCATAATTTCGGTGCCAAGTTCAAAACCGCTACCGAAGGGTAACCTTAAAGTTTTTGCAGCAGATCTAAACGACTTCGCGTTAACGGTCTAACTAATCGTTCGTAGACTTTGAGGCCAGCCCAAGGAAAGAAGTATAATTGTAGATTGTGCATAAAATAATCCTTTGATTGTACTAAAACCTTTTTACTTATTATGAACGAATGAAGAACAAACCTTAGCTGGGCATAGGCTCAATCGCAGCAGCCGGTCTTCTGACAAGAACTCTCAACCTTGACGTAACCTTGCTCTCGCTCGGTGACAGTGCTGTCGCGGATTGTTTCAATACTAACCGAGTATGTGAGTGTCTCTCCCGCGAGAGGATGGTTTCCATTCACTTCAACTTCATCACTATTCACCGCCGTGACGACAAACTGGCGCTGCCCTGCTTCAGTTTCAGCTAGAAATGCCATGCCTATCTCGATATTCTCAACAGCAGGAAAAGCTGACCGCGGCGCGCTCTTTACTAAATCAATCGAATACTCGCCGTACCCTTTTTCTGGAGGAACCGTAACCTCAACCTTCGCGCCAACACTTGTCCCCTCTAGAGCTTCTTCCAAACCAGACACGAGATTTCCATGGCCATGCAGATAAATTACCGGCTCCTGGTTAAGAGAGTTTTGAACGGTTTCTCCACTCTCAACTTTTAGGGTGTAGTGAATTGAAACTACTGATTCTTTCTGTACTTGCATCGTAAGTCCTTTGAATTAATTGGTTCTATTTCTGTGCAAGGGCACAATCGTAACGTTCATTGTCAATCGTATTCAGCGGTTCGGCGTGCCCGCCTGAGGCAACAAGCAAGCTCTCAAAGCCTGCTCTAAAGCTTGGATATCCGGAAAAATATCGCCATCGATAATCAATTCCAAACGGGAGTCTCTACGATATCCACTTGGCCTGACCTCCTCTAAGCCTTTGGCAAAGTTAAAGCCCCACCAGCCCTCGTTGGTTCTCAGTACAGCTTTGGCCCGGCTTGTACCTTCATGCTTAGAGAGTTCACTAAGCCAGCATGATGTGCGTTCTGCATCGAAAACCAATCCGTCCCAACAAATCCAGCCTATGGTCGATGTGGACGACGAGCGGTGCGACCTCTGAATAATGGGGTTAGAAGAATCGCAAATATCCATTTTCGCACCCTGCTCCGCAACCGGAGTAGCCTTTAATTCGAGGTGGTCATGGTGGTCATGGTGGTTATGGTGGTCATGGTGCTCGTGATGGTGATCTGTACCGTGGCTCTGCCCTGCCCGTGCTATGGAAGTCTCTCGATGAATAACGAGGTCTAATAGACCAAGCGAAATACTTCCCTTGGTAACGTTTGCGATGTGTCTTTTGGGCGGGAAGAGATTGTTTGCCCACTCATCGAACGCTTCAATTTGCGAAGCGCTTGCCAAATCAGTCCGGTTGGCCAGCAAGATATCCGCGGCCTCAACCTGGTCTTGAACTTCA of Deltaproteobacteria bacterium contains these proteins:
- a CDS encoding FkbM family methyltransferase yields the protein MTELVREHDTTPLVHLKRRGFKLAVMPGMERELDLLLHEIFDKNPYTRHGISLSDGACVVDLGANMGLFSLWCTTQANNLNIYACEPLPPLYQISSTNLGAIDGHQIHIDPRGIAAKNEVREMTFFPQATACSSVYGAQTVERMPALYSGAEVSLKDLWSIHKGAFFLGALWGPLFPFVRRVAISFLLRRALSVSQRYKCQMATLSTLLDEWQVDKIDLLKIDIQGSEVDALQGLRPEHWEKIDSIAMEVNTFLGQSVDTDICSILERQGYRVIREDSSDITAPGSFFIYALRD
- a CDS encoding TauD/TfdA family dioxygenase gives rise to the protein MSDDHGSLLHVVRADGAATSLDHLGALLSSRAEDLQNKLFLHGGLLFRGFDVESPTHFKRVLSDIFPGSMLQPYVGGVGFKRRVSSAVYTSTEVPASLTISPHNELAYLPGAPPFVSFFCQQPASSGGRTSLVCGKALYEQMPRSIRESFESKGIKYSRVYRPPGLARRFGIQHPLAVSWSDVFESDDPSEVERRCLEKALTVRWRDGGVLETSIVLPAIIKHPKTNAPLWFNQAHTFLPTPASVGQFLYGIYKFLWLFPSLRQGEAWFGTGEKIPMSVVDEIHTTIKQHQRFVEWQCGDVLVLDNYRLLHGREAYRGKRKVFAAML
- a CDS encoding peptidylprolyl isomerase, coding for MQVQKESVVSIHYTLKVESGETVQNSLNQEPVIYLHGHGNLVSGLEEALEGTSVGAKVEVTVPPEKGYGEYSIDLVKSAPRSAFPAVENIEIGMAFLAETEAGQRQFVVTAVNSDEVEVNGNHPLAGETLTYSVSIETIRDSTVTEREQGYVKVESSCQKTGCCD
- a CDS encoding GTP-binding protein, yielding MSKKTHPPIPVNIISGPLGVGKTTTINHLLAQRPAHEKWAVLVNEYGLVGLDAAFMESATATEQSSKQEGGVEIKEVAGGCICCSAGFMFEVSLVVLLQRRPDRLIIEPTGLAALSGILDTLERRGIREAVDVRSVVCLLDPVQFKEDLLRDEVQDQVEAADILLANRTDLASASQIEAFDEWANNLFPPKRHIANVTKGSISLGLLDLVIHRETSIARAGQSHGTDHHHEHHDHHNHHDHHDHLELKATPVAEQGAKMDICDSSNPIIQRSHRSSSTSTIGWICWDGLVFDAERTSCWLSELSKHEGTSRAKAVLRTNEGWWGFNFAKGLEEVRPSGYRRDSRLELIIDGDIFPDIQALEQALRACLLPQAGTPNR